In the genome of Saprospira sp. CCB-QB6, one region contains:
- a CDS encoding NupC/NupG family nucleoside CNT transporter, whose protein sequence is MDILRGLLGIAVLLLILFLASNNRKAIDWKLVGVALFFQIILGVLIMYVDEVRAIFDFLSGFFVMVIEFTDEGAALVFGGLLNTQSVGYIFAVKVLPTIIFFSALSAILYYLGILQAIIYVLAWGMSKVMRLTGAESLAAAANVFIGQTEAPLIIKPYLDKMSKSELMCLMVGGMSTIAGGVLAAYIGFLGGDDPVARQEFATHLLTASIMSAPAAILAAKMLYPETSEDINRTISIPREQVGDNLLDAISKGTTDGLRLAVNVGAMLLVFTALMALLNSMVSGTIGELVAWSADNGSFQFFGGNDLPANTVLRWNAEAANWLLMQENNPEVAGKAFDVQGITLNMYIEKSTAGRFTGFNLEYMLGILLSPIAWLLGTPSEDMVVIGQLLGKKTILNEFVAYADIPKVEHIISEKSKIIVTYALCGFANFASIGIQIGGIGAIAPARRKELSTFGVKALIGGTIACFLTATIAGMLIGS, encoded by the coding sequence ATGGATATTTTAAGAGGCCTTTTGGGGATTGCGGTCTTATTACTCATTCTATTTTTGGCATCCAATAACCGCAAAGCGATTGATTGGAAGCTAGTGGGCGTTGCCCTCTTTTTTCAGATTATACTGGGTGTCCTCATTATGTATGTGGATGAAGTTCGGGCTATTTTCGACTTTCTCTCTGGTTTTTTTGTGATGGTCATTGAGTTTACGGATGAGGGAGCAGCCTTAGTATTTGGTGGCTTGCTCAATACACAATCGGTGGGCTATATCTTTGCAGTAAAGGTATTGCCCACTATTATTTTCTTCTCGGCCCTTTCGGCTATTCTCTATTATCTGGGCATTTTGCAGGCCATTATCTATGTTTTGGCTTGGGGGATGAGCAAAGTCATGCGTTTGACAGGAGCTGAGAGTTTGGCGGCTGCGGCCAATGTTTTCATTGGACAAACCGAGGCGCCTTTGATTATCAAGCCTTATTTGGACAAAATGTCGAAATCGGAGCTCATGTGTTTGATGGTTGGCGGGATGTCGACCATTGCGGGGGGCGTACTTGCCGCTTACATTGGCTTTTTGGGCGGCGATGATCCAGTGGCTCGTCAGGAATTTGCCACGCATTTGCTCACGGCCTCGATCATGTCGGCACCAGCGGCTATTTTGGCGGCCAAAATGCTTTATCCAGAAACCTCGGAAGACATCAATAGAACGATTAGCATCCCTAGAGAGCAGGTGGGCGACAACCTACTCGATGCCATTTCTAAGGGCACCACAGACGGTCTGCGTTTGGCGGTTAATGTAGGGGCCATGTTGCTCGTTTTCACGGCCCTAATGGCCTTACTCAACAGTATGGTTAGTGGCACTATTGGAGAATTGGTTGCTTGGTCTGCCGATAACGGAAGCTTTCAGTTTTTTGGCGGAAATGACCTACCAGCCAATACCGTTTTGCGTTGGAATGCCGAGGCAGCCAATTGGTTGTTGATGCAGGAAAACAATCCAGAAGTAGCTGGAAAAGCCTTTGATGTACAAGGCATCACGCTTAATATGTATATTGAAAAAAGCACAGCGGGCCGTTTTACGGGCTTCAATTTGGAGTATATGTTGGGAATTTTGCTCTCTCCTATTGCTTGGCTTTTGGGCACCCCTTCAGAGGATATGGTTGTTATTGGGCAGTTGTTGGGTAAAAAGACGATTCTGAATGAGTTTGTCGCCTATGCCGATATTCCCAAAGTAGAGCATATTATCAGTGAGAAATCTAAAATCATTGTCACTTACGCCCTTTGTGGTTTTGCCAACTTTGCCTCTATTGGTATTCAGATTGGGGGAATTGGCGCTATTGCTCCGGCTCGCCGCAAAGAGCTTTCTACCTTTGGCGTTAAGGCCTTAATTGGGGGAACAATTGCTTGTTTTCTAACGGCTACTATTGCGGGTATGCTCATTGGCAGCTAA